The following are encoded together in the Blastocatellia bacterium genome:
- a CDS encoding HEAT repeat domain-containing protein encodes MQSLLKDINVQFEESSLLALYIAEALGSLGAKEATSDIITALKKTDDNFYKTAFIDVLRKLNAKELIPILIDFVEDEATDSSERSYAVSAIYILGQLKAKEAIPILIESLNSPNDYVKEASARALGELEAKEAIPILINILKDKDTKDNLRHNLNNVLKKLGAKKTIPDLISELNILENSSSIEQALTGLVGKEAIDTLTEILQDKNKSSVKRNAVASVLRNLSAKETIPTFITALSDEDENIKNTAFNALYELVTKENIPELMLALKTENEFTQIRIIQLLGQVGAKQAVPLLIETLKDGTLEVRNRVVLSLGSIDSKESINALISVIKDKNEEKKIRASACYSLASLTAQEAIPELIKIFVNKNEPEKLRIVAANSLKEIDLEKTKDLFINALDDKNPNIRRTAAYILGRSGAKEAIPELIKAFNDSPKERSYVLDTFIKLQAVETLPLLIESLKDKNEYVRRDAASALSEIKSQEAIPYLIELLKGENFDAICVAAKVLGELKVKEIIPDLIKLLEHEK; translated from the coding sequence TTGCAAAGTCTTCTAAAAGACATAAATGTTCAGTTTGAAGAATCAAGCCTTTTAGCACTTTATATTGCAGAAGCATTGGGTTCTTTAGGTGCTAAAGAAGCCACTTCAGATATAATAACTGCTTTAAAAAAAACAGATGATAATTTTTATAAAACTGCGTTTATCGACGTGTTAAGAAAATTAAATGCTAAAGAACTAATTCCAATTTTGATAGATTTTGTTGAAGATGAAGCAACTGATTCTTCTGAAAGATCTTATGCTGTTTCTGCAATCTACATTTTAGGCCAATTAAAAGCAAAAGAAGCAATTCCAATTTTGATTGAGAGCTTAAATAGCCCAAATGATTATGTAAAAGAAGCTTCTGCTAGAGCATTGGGAGAATTAGAAGCAAAAGAAGCAATTCCAATTCTAATAAATATCTTAAAAGATAAAGATACTAAAGATAATCTTAGGCACAACCTAAATAATGTATTAAAAAAGCTAGGTGCAAAAAAAACAATTCCAGATTTGATAAGTGAGTTAAACATCTTAGAAAATTCTTCATCTATAGAACAGGCTTTAACTGGTTTAGTAGGAAAAGAAGCGATAGATACTTTAACTGAGATTTTACAAGATAAAAATAAGTCTAGTGTGAAACGTAATGCAGTAGCCAGCGTTTTACGCAATCTAAGTGCAAAAGAAACTATTCCTACTTTTATAACTGCTTTGTCTGATGAAGATGAAAATATCAAAAATACTGCTTTTAATGCTTTATATGAGTTAGTTACAAAAGAAAACATTCCAGAACTAATGCTAGCTCTAAAAACAGAAAATGAGTTTACACAAATTAGAATTATTCAATTGTTAGGACAAGTAGGAGCAAAACAAGCAGTTCCATTATTAATTGAAACTTTAAAAGATGGGACTTTAGAAGTGAGAAATCGAGTTGTTCTTAGTTTAGGCTCTATAGACAGCAAAGAGTCTATAAATGCACTAATTAGTGTGATTAAAGATAAAAATGAAGAAAAAAAGATTCGTGCCTCTGCTTGCTATAGTTTAGCTAGCTTAACTGCCCAAGAAGCGATACCTGAATTAATTAAAATTTTTGTAAATAAAAATGAGCCTGAAAAATTGCGAATAGTAGCTGCTAACAGCTTGAAAGAAATAGATTTAGAAAAAACAAAGGATTTATTTATTAATGCTTTAGATGATAAAAACCCAAATATTCGTAGAACAGCAGCTTATATTTTAGGTCGTTCAGGAGCAAAAGAAGCAATCCCAGAATTAATAAAAGCTTTTAATGATAGCCCAAAAGAAAGGTCTTATGTTTTAGATACTTTTATAAAGCTTCAAGCCGTAGAAACCTTGCCATTATTGATAGAGTCATTAAAAGATAAAAATGAATATGTTCGTAGAGATGCTGCATCAGCTTTAAGCGAAATAAAATCTCAAGAAGCAATTCCTTATTTAATAGAGTTATTGAAAGGTGAAAATTTTGATGCAATATGTGTTGCAGCAAAGGTTTTAGGAGAATTAAAAGTCAAAGAAATAATTCCTGACTTAATAAAGTTGCTAGAGCATGAAAAATAG
- a CDS encoding HEAT repeat domain-containing protein, with the protein MLDIIKENRDPKAQKQIVNFLSWLKDKSVAQTLISLMKEGKIPDTIHHQITYNLADMDIKELTSDLLFMLNNKEMYEGSRSTIARLLGKSNVKEAIPSLLNILKDVYEPIHLRSNAVRVLGNMEAKEVIPDLIAALKKEKEEAVYREIFLALGNMGAKEVVPNLIDYFKTTKDIEIERRKTITLALERVGTKEVVPYLIVTAFRKDESADVRNSMLELLRKLATSETEEIFISALKNENLEVRRYAAKTLVSIATKQNGAKLIKILQEDKEIEVRNQLTEALIKIEVHDENQLTLFDLLKNEDIELHKYVLKVLSKFSYYDTLQILKEKQQIIPILINLLRNADADIKNNSEALLTKLTRDENIEDLIVLLKDHNANVRRVFVKILGDLDSRQLIPDLISLLDDKDNEVVKETIMVLGKLKAKETIPNIIKLATHKDEFIRGVVVEQLAKLEAKETISIATLMLKDESKFTRKAAINSLISLENKEAENILIKMSEDKELYEDIAIALSSYTKKDVAAEILINMLKREDKNVKRVAITSLDILGNRKAVVMLVDALNNEDMDIRKDIIIALQNNKNTARIIEELGEVERKNLIVTLVKSVNFAGYSINQQLIGIIDKLTDDSKIIALMAAFEYKNKEIEKTFFNRAYISSLSLFDLKIKKEATEYLLKILVDKSQSEDTRHKVTQFLGNLGSKEATLPLLSIFKDKNESMELRRMAVDVLGELEAKEVSPKLIKVFETDEEIPLVYIVTTLGKLKAKRSNS; encoded by the coding sequence TTGCTAGATATAATTAAAGAAAATAGAGATCCAAAGGCTCAAAAGCAGATAGTTAATTTTTTATCATGGTTAAAAGATAAATCTGTAGCCCAAACTTTAATAAGTCTTATGAAGGAAGGGAAAATACCAGATACCATACATCATCAGATTACTTATAACTTAGCAGATATGGACATTAAAGAGCTAACTTCTGATCTGTTATTTATGCTTAACAACAAAGAAATGTATGAAGGAAGCCGTAGTACCATAGCTAGGTTATTGGGTAAATCAAATGTGAAGGAAGCAATTCCTAGTTTGCTTAATATCTTAAAAGATGTATATGAGCCTATTCATTTACGAAGCAATGCGGTAAGGGTTTTGGGAAACATGGAAGCTAAAGAAGTAATTCCAGATTTAATAGCTGCTCTTAAAAAAGAAAAAGAAGAGGCTGTTTATAGAGAAATATTTTTAGCTTTGGGAAATATGGGAGCTAAAGAAGTAGTTCCAAATTTGATAGATTATTTTAAGACAACAAAAGATATTGAAATTGAGCGTCGTAAAACTATAACTTTAGCTTTGGAAAGAGTAGGAACTAAAGAAGTAGTTCCATATTTAATAGTTACCGCTTTTAGAAAAGATGAAAGTGCTGATGTTAGAAACTCTATGCTAGAGCTTTTAAGAAAGTTGGCTACAAGTGAAACAGAGGAAATTTTTATTTCAGCACTTAAAAATGAGAATTTAGAAGTTCGTAGATATGCAGCTAAAACTTTAGTCAGTATAGCGACAAAACAAAATGGTGCTAAATTAATAAAAATACTGCAAGAAGATAAAGAAATAGAAGTTCGTAATCAACTAACAGAAGCTTTAATAAAAATAGAAGTACATGACGAAAATCAACTAACACTATTTGATTTGCTTAAGAATGAAGATATAGAACTTCATAAATATGTACTGAAAGTTTTAAGCAAATTTAGTTATTACGATACTTTGCAAATATTAAAAGAAAAGCAGCAAATTATCCCTATCCTAATTAATTTACTTAGAAATGCTGATGCTGATATTAAAAATAACTCTGAGGCTCTTTTAACTAAACTAACAAGGGATGAAAATATAGAAGATCTGATTGTTTTGCTTAAGGATCATAATGCAAATGTTAGACGTGTTTTTGTTAAGATTTTGGGTGATTTAGATAGTCGGCAACTAATTCCTGATTTGATAAGTCTTTTAGATGATAAAGATAATGAAGTGGTAAAGGAAACCATTATGGTTTTAGGGAAACTAAAAGCTAAAGAAACTATTCCAAATATAATTAAATTAGCAACTCACAAGGATGAATTTATACGGGGTGTTGTCGTTGAGCAGTTAGCAAAACTAGAAGCAAAGGAAACTATTTCTATAGCAACTTTGATGTTAAAAGATGAAAGTAAATTTACCCGCAAAGCAGCTATTAATAGCCTAATAAGTCTTGAAAATAAAGAAGCAGAAAACATATTGATAAAAATGTCAGAGGACAAAGAATTATATGAAGATATAGCAATAGCTTTATCTTCATATACAAAAAAAGATGTAGCAGCCGAAATATTAATAAATATGCTTAAAAGAGAAGATAAAAATGTGAAACGTGTTGCAATTACATCTTTAGATATTTTAGGCAATAGAAAAGCCGTTGTAATGCTAGTAGATGCTCTTAACAATGAAGATATGGATATTCGTAAAGATATAATTATTGCTTTACAAAATAATAAAAATACAGCGAGAATTATTGAAGAATTAGGAGAAGTAGAGCGTAAAAATCTAATTGTAACTCTAGTAAAGAGCGTTAATTTTGCAGGTTATTCTATAAATCAACAATTAATAGGGATAATAGATAAATTAACAGACGATTCAAAAATTATCGCTTTAATGGCTGCTTTTGAGTATAAGAATAAAGAAATTGAGAAAACTTTTTTTAATAGAGCTTATATATCTTCTTTATCTTTATTTGATCTAAAAATTAAAAAAGAAGCTACAGAATACTTATTAAAAATTTTAGTTGATAAAAGCCAATCGGAGGATACGCGTCATAAAGTCACTCAGTTTTTAGGAAATTTAGGCTCAAAAGAAGCTACTTTACCTTTATTGAGTATTTTCAAAGATAAAAATGAAAGTATGGAATTACGTAGAATGGCAGTTGATGTATTAGGCGAATTAGAAGCTAAAGAAGTAAGTCCAAAGCTAATAAAAGTTTTTGAAACAGATGAAGAGATACCCTTAGTCTATATTGTTACAACATTAGGCAAATTAAAAGCAAAAAGAAGCAATTCCTAG
- a CDS encoding HEAT repeat domain-containing protein, with amino-acid sequence MAVALSKLGQKDIETRLIANLKDESYSNFHSQIIKALGLLKSKKSIPLLISKLKDKNIERQLRQDIVGTLSVIGGKLATDTIITILKEDSYFFLRSAALKGLSDLMGKQSIPILIPILKGKTESIRSEAAKALGNLKAKEAIPALNLLLEDDRFYVRYSAKKALKEINKE; translated from the coding sequence GTGGCAGTAGCTTTGAGCAAGTTAGGACAAAAAGATATTGAAACAAGATTAATAGCTAACTTAAAGGATGAGTCTTATAGTAATTTTCATAGTCAGATTATTAAAGCTCTAGGTTTATTAAAATCCAAAAAATCAATACCCCTTTTGATTTCTAAATTGAAAGATAAAAACATCGAAAGGCAATTACGACAAGATATAGTAGGAACTTTAAGTGTTATAGGTGGGAAGCTAGCTACAGATACTATAATAACTATTTTGAAAGAAGATAGTTATTTTTTTCTTCGTAGTGCAGCACTTAAAGGATTAAGCGATTTAATGGGGAAGCAATCAATCCCTATTTTAATACCAATTCTTAAGGGTAAAACAGAATCTATACGTAGTGAGGCAGCAAAAGCTTTAGGCAACTTAAAAGCAAAGGAAGCTATTCCGGCTTTAAACCTACTTTTAGAAGACGATCGTTTCTATGTTCGATATAGTGCTAAAAAGGCATTAAAAGAAATAAATAAAGAATAA
- a CDS encoding NAD-dependent epimerase/dehydratase family protein translates to MKKVLVTGANGHVGNILVRLLVDRGYQVRASVRDANKKDLTQPLAGLPIEIVSADIMKPETLANATKGMDGVFQVAAAYTTISDDPQRDILDPSIIGGINVLQACKDAGVKKVVFTSSIAAVGSDGQKDNPLNENNWNDKACSPYMVAKTQAEKKAWDFAKKNNLNLVTICPSGVLGPGFYRHTPTTQPFELALRGQVPAVPRFGLGYVDVRDVATAHLLAYENDKAEGRYIATDQCFWLKDVLALAKEIDDRVKLPLIEIPVAVAGIIPLFDWLGYKLTGAPRQITSEMLEDFNGKAQYISSERIKKELGWKPMDIKQSIKDTLDWIHKTFINKN, encoded by the coding sequence ATGAAGAAAGTTTTAGTAACTGGTGCAAATGGGCATGTAGGCAATATTTTAGTCCGACTTTTAGTAGATCGCGGCTATCAAGTACGTGCTTCTGTTAGAGATGCAAATAAAAAAGATCTGACCCAACCTCTAGCAGGTTTGCCCATTGAAATAGTTTCTGCTGATATTATGAAGCCAGAAACGCTAGCAAATGCAACTAAGGGAATGGATGGCGTTTTTCAAGTAGCAGCCGCCTACACCACAATCTCAGACGACCCACAAAGAGATATCCTTGACCCTAGCATTATTGGTGGAATCAATGTTTTACAGGCTTGTAAAGATGCAGGAGTTAAAAAAGTAGTTTTTACATCTAGTATTGCTGCTGTAGGTTCTGATGGTCAAAAAGATAATCCGCTAAATGAAAATAATTGGAATGATAAGGCTTGTAGCCCTTATATGGTTGCTAAAACTCAAGCAGAGAAGAAGGCTTGGGACTTTGCTAAAAAAAATAACTTAAATTTAGTAACAATTTGTCCGTCTGGTGTTTTAGGCCCAGGCTTTTATCGTCATACTCCAACAACCCAACCTTTTGAACTAGCTCTAAGAGGCCAAGTTCCTGCTGTCCCTCGCTTTGGATTAGGTTATGTTGATGTTCGTGATGTAGCTACAGCACATCTACTTGCTTATGAAAATGACAAGGCTGAAGGTAGATATATTGCTACAGATCAATGTTTTTGGTTAAAAGATGTTTTAGCTTTGGCTAAAGAAATTGACGACCGAGTAAAATTACCGCTTATTGAAATTCCTGTTGCTGTTGCTGGAATTATCCCACTTTTTGATTGGTTAGGCTATAAGCTTACTGGCGCACCTCGTCAAATTACTAGCGAGATGTTAGAAGACTTTAATGGTAAAGCCCAGTATATTTCTAGCGAACGAATTAAAAAAGAATTAGGCTGGAAGCCTATGGACATCAAACAAAGCATAAAAGATACCCTTGATTGGATTCATAAAACTTTTATTAATAAAAATTAG